In Eriocheir sinensis breed Jianghai 21 unplaced genomic scaffold, ASM2467909v1 Scaffold1008, whole genome shotgun sequence, a genomic segment contains:
- the LOC126988923 gene encoding leukocyte elastase inhibitor-like, producing MRVLVLLAAATACMGMPGFSDVRGGGQTLLGDIVQEFGLDVSVELQRGGTMAISPLSISSLLSVLMMGTEGRSNLELRRALRIPDNMSEEDVHQAFKGLMETLTRTGPDVTLNVANGLFLQTGSGIINEYTQKARTHYKSVVHALNFRNNSGQATHDINQWVKQSTNGMIPELYTQPLSPDTTFVAVNTVFFNGKWHTPFLPIYTTEQEFDTGNGMIKVPMMSGTVPVDYIVIPELDAHMAAFPYKGGRQSMFIILPKGPVTSDLEPLEQELSAERINGLIRNMTTVEMRVWVPRMRLSFKSQLKNTLINLRVRSIFDQSTANFTRLSREPVFVDSIVHETVIEITEEGTKAAAATGSDLNRMGSSRIFVVNRPAIIFIRDMESGMPLFWAKLVKPEPIRTAADATASSTPF from the exons ATGCGAGTTCTGGTGCTGCTGGCGGCGGCTACGGCCTGTATGGGGATGCCGGGCTTCTCGGACGTGCGGGGCGGGGGCCAGACCCTGCTGGGGGACATCGTCCAGGAG TTCGGTCTGGACGTTTCTGTTGAGCTGCAACGGGGCGGCACGATGGCCATCTCGCCTCTCAGCATCAGCTCCCTCCTCTCCGTGCTGATGATGGGCACCGAGGGCCGGTCTAACCTTGAGCTACGTCGCGCCCTACGCATCCCTGACAACATGAGTGAGGAGGATGTTCACCAGGCCTTCAAGGGGCTGATGGAGACACTTACTAGGACTGGCCCAGACGTCACCCTCAATGTCGCCAACGGCCTCTTCCTACAGACAGGGTCAGGCATTATCAACGAGTACACGCAGAAGGCCCGCACCCACTACAAAAGTGTGGTGCACGCGCTCAACTTCCGAAACAACTCCGGCCAGGCAACCCACGACATCAACCAGTGGGTGAAGCAGTCCACCAACGGCATGATTCCAGAGCTCTACACGCAGCCCCTCAGCCCTGACACAACCTTCGTGGCTGTCAACACTGTCTTCTTCAATGGCAAGTGGCACACGCCCTTCCTCCCGATCTACACCACCGAGCAGGAATTTGACACGGGCAACGGCATGATCAAGGTGCCCATGATGAGTGGCACGGTGCCCGTCGACTACATCGTCATCCCTGAACTAGACGCCCACATGGCCGCCTTCCCCTACAAGGGAGGCCGCCAGTCTATGTTCATCATCCTGCCCAAGGGCCCTGTCACGTCCGACCTGGAGCCGCTGGAGCAAGAGCTATCCGCCGAGAGGATCAACGGACTCATCAGAAACATGACCACGGTGGAGATGCGGGTGTGGGTGCCAAGGATGCGCCTCAGCTTCAAGTCACAACTGAAGAACACCCTCATCAACCTGAGGGTACGCTCCATCTTTGACCAAAGCACAGCAAACTTCACCCGGCTGTCCAGGGAGCCCGTGTTCGTGGACAGCATTGTGCACGAAACCGTCATCGAGATCACCGAGGAGGGCACAAAGGCTGCCGCCGCCACCGGCTCAGACCTCAACAGGATGGGTTCCTCGAGAATCTTCGTCGTCAACCGGCCGGCGATCATATTCATCCGCGACATGGAGTCCGGAATGCCGCTCTTCTGGGCCAAGCTGGTGAAGCCCGAGCCCATCAGGACTGCTGCCGACGCGACGGCCTCCAGCACTCCTTTCTAG